One window of the Musa acuminata AAA Group cultivar baxijiao unplaced genomic scaffold, Cavendish_Baxijiao_AAA HiC_scaffold_666, whole genome shotgun sequence genome contains the following:
- the LOC135662985 gene encoding cytochrome b6-f complex subunit 4: MSGSFGGWIHKNSPIPITKKPDLNDPVLRAKLAKGMGHNYYGEPAWPNDLLYIFPVVILGTIACNVGLAVLEPSMIGEPADPFATPLEILPEWYFFPVFQILRTVPNKLLGVLLMVSVPTGLLTVPFLENVNKFQNPFRRPVATTVFLIGTAVALWLGIGATLPIDKSLTLGLF; encoded by the coding sequence atgtcCGGTTCCTTCGGGGgatggatccataagaattcacctatcccaataacaaagaAACCTGACTTGAACGATCCTGTATTAAGAGCTAAATTGGCTAAAGGGATggggcataattattatggagaacccgcatggcccaatgatcttttatatatttttccagtAGTAATTCTAGGTACTATTGCATGTAATGTAGGCTTGGCAGTTCTAGAACCGTCAATGATTGGTGAACCGGCGGATCCATTTGCAactcctttggaaatattacccgaATGGTACTTCTTTCCCGTATTTCAAATACTCCGCACAGTacccaataagttattaggtgtTCTTTTAATGGTTTCAGTACCAACGGGATTATTGACAGTACCTTTTTTGGAGAATGTTAATAAATTCCAAAATCCATTTCGTCGTCCAGTAGCTACAACAGTCTTTTTGATCGGTACCGCAGTAGCTCTTTGGTTAGGTATTGGAGCAACATTACCTATTGATAAATCGCTAACTTTAGGTcttttttaa
- the LOC135662981 gene encoding photosystem II CP47 reaction center protein, with protein sequence MGLPWYRVHTVVLNDPGRLLSVHIMHTALVAGWAGSMALYELAVFDPSDPALDPMWRQGMFVIPFMTRLGITNSWGGWSISGGTVTNPGIWSYEGVAGAHIVFSGLCFLAAIWHWVYWDLEIFCDERTGKPSLDLPKIFGIHLFLSGLACFGFGAFHVTGLYGPGIWVSDPYGLTGKVQPVSPAWGAEGFDPFVPGGIASHHIAAGTLGILAGLFHLSVRPPQRLYKGLRMGNIETVLSSSIAAVFFAAFVVAGTMWYGSATTPIELFGPTRYQWDQGYFQQEIYRRVSAGLAQNLSLSEAWSKIPEKLAFYDYIGNNPAKGGLFRAGSMDNGDGIAVGWLGHPVFRDKEGRELFVRRMPTFFETFPVVLVDGDGIVRADVPFRRAESKYSVEQVGVTVEFYGGELNGVSYSDPATVKKYARRAQLGEIFELDRATLKSDGVFRSSPRGWFTFGHATFALLFFFGHIWHGARTLFRDVFAGIDPDLDAQVEFGAFQKLGDPTTKRQVV encoded by the coding sequence ATGGGTTTGCCTTGGTATCGTGTTCATACTGTCGTATTGAATGATCCCGGTCGATTGCTTTCTGTCCATATAATGCATACAGCCCTAGTTGCTGGTTGGGCCGGTTCGATGGCTTTATACGAATTAGCGGTTTTTGATCCCTCTGACCCCGCTCTTGATCCAATGTGGAGACAAGGTATGTTCGTTATACCCTTCATGACTCGTTTAGGAATAACCAATTCGTGGGGTGGTTGGAGTATTTCAGGAGGAACTGTAACGAATCCCGGTATTTGGAGTTATGAAGGTGTGGCAGGGGCACATATTGTGTTTTCTGGCTTGTGCTTCTTGGCAGCTATCTGGCATTGGGTGTATTGGGACCTAGAAATATTCTGTGATGAACGTACGGGCAAACCATCTTTGGATTTGCCTAAGATCTTTGGAATTCATTTATTTCTCTCAGGGTTGGCTTGCTTTGGCTTTGGCGCATTTCATGTAACAGGTTTGTATGGTCCTGGAATATGGGTGTCCGATCCTTATGGACTAACTGGAAAAGTACAACCCGTAAGTCCAGCGTGGGGCGCAGAAGGCTTTGATCCTTTTGTTCCCGGAGGAATAGCCTCTCATCATATTGCAGCGGGTACATTGGGCATATTAGCAGGCTTATTCCATCTTAGTGTCCGTCCGCCTCAACGTCTATACAAAGGATTACGTATGGGCAATATTGAAACTGTACTTTCCAGTAGTATCGCTGCTGTTTTTTTTGCAGCTTTCGTTGTTGCTGGAACTATGTGGTATGGTTCAGCAACTACCCCAATCGAATTATTTGGTCCCACTCGTTATCAGTGGGATCAGGGATACTTTCAGCAAGAAATATATCGAAGAGTTAGCGCCGGACTAGCCCAAAATCTGAGTTTATCGGAAGCTTGGTCTAAAATTCCCGAAAAATTAGCTTTTTATGATTACATTGGTAATAATCCAGCAAAAGGGGGATTATTCAGAGCAGGGTCAATGGACAACGGGGATGGAATAGCTGTTGGGTGGTTAGGACACCCCGTCTTTAGAGATAAAGAAGGGCGCGAGCTTTTTGTACGTCGTATGCCTACCTTTTTTGAAACATTTCCGGTAGTTTTGGTAGATGGAGACGGAATTGTTAGAGCCGATGTTCCTTTTAGAAGGGCAGAATCAAAGTATAGTGTTGAACAAGTAGGTGTAACTGTTGAGTTCTATGGTGGCGAACTCAATGGAGTCAGTTATAGTGATCCTGCGACTGTAAAAAAATATGCTAGACGTGCCCAATTAGGTGAAATTTTTGAATTAGATCGGGCTACTTTGAAATCTGATGGCGTTTTTCGTAGCAGTCCAAGGGGTTGGTTCACTTTTGGCCATGCTACGTTTGCTTTGCTCTTCTTTTTCGGACACATTTGGCATGGCGCTAGAACCTTGTTCAGAGATGTTTTTGCTGGCATTGATCCAGATTTGGATGCTCAAGTGGAATTTGGAGCATTCCAAAAACTTGGGGATCCAACTACAAAGAGACAAGTAGTCTGA